A section of the Malania oleifera isolate guangnan ecotype guangnan chromosome 2, ASM2987363v1, whole genome shotgun sequence genome encodes:
- the LOC131148729 gene encoding uncharacterized protein LOC131148729 isoform X2 — protein sequence MRNAYRRLIIATIMGVIVGFLVSVSFPSVSFTKINLPSSLMSSLDLAINNENRFIRSKSPETRRWSSVPKIYIPTNPRGAESLPPGIIVSESDFYLRRLWGEPDEDLEKKPKCLVTFTVGFEQRNNINAAVKKFSDDFQILLFHYDGRTSEWDQFEWSKSAIHISARKQTKWWYAKRFLHPDVVAAYDYIFIWDEDLGVEHFNAEKYIQLVMKHGLEISQPGLEPNNGLTWQMTKRRGDREVHKITEEKPGWCSDPHLPPCAAFVEIMAPVFSREAWRCVWHMVQNDLVHGWGLDFALRRCVEPAHEKIGVVDSQWIVHQVVPSLGNQGESENGKAPWQGVRDRCRSEWAQFQARLSNADKAYLAQTGKGG from the exons ATGAGAAATGCATACCGcag GCTTATTATCGCAACAATTATGGGAGTCATTGTTGGATTTCTTGTTAGTGTTTCGTTTCCATCTGTTTCTTTTACCAAG ATTAACTTACCTTCAAGCCTTATGTCATCTCTTGATTTAGCCATCAACAATGAAAACAGATTCATTAGAAGTAAATCTCCTGAAACTCGTAGATGGTCTTCAGTTCCTAAG ATATATATTCCAACAAATCCTCGGGGTGCAGAGTCATTACCGCCAGGAATTATTGTTTCAGAATCTGATTTTTATTTGCGTAGATTATGGGGTGAACCTGATGAG GATCTGGAGAAAAAGCCAAAGTGCCTAGTAACATTCACGGTTGGTTTTGAACAGAGGAACAACATCAATGCAGCTGTCAAAAAG TTTTCTGATGATTTCCAAATTTTGCTTTTTCACTATGATGGCCGGACAAGTGAATGGGATCAATTTGAGTGGTCTAAGAGTGCAATTCACATCAGCGCAAGGAAACAAACAAAATG GTGGTATGCGAAAAGATTTTTGCATCCTGATGTTGTAGCAGCTTATGATTACATTTTTATTTGGGATGAAGATCTTGGAGTAGAACACTTCAATGCGGAGAA GTATATTCAGTTGGTTATGAAGCATGGTTTAGAGATCTCCCAACCAGGACTTGAGCCCAATAATGGACTGACATGGCAAATGACAAAGCGAAGAGGTGACAGAGAAGTTCACAA GATTACAGAAGAGAAACCAGGGTGGTGCAGTGACCCACATCTTCCTCCATGTGCTGc ATTTGTTGAAATTATGGCCCCCGTATTTTCTCGAGAAGCTTGGCGTTGTGTGTGGCATATGGTTCAG AATGACTTGGTACATGGATGGGGATTAGATTTCGCTCTTAGAAGATGTGTCGag CCAGCACACGAGAAAATAGGTGTGGTTGATTCGCAGTGGATTGTGCATCAAGTGGTTCCTTCTCTTGGAAACCAG GGCGAGTCAGAGAATGGGAAAGCTCCATGGCAAGGG GTGAGAGATAGATGCAGAAGCGAGTGGGCACAATTTCAGGCTCGCCTTTCTAATGCAGATAAGGCGTACCTTGCACAGACGGGAAAGGGAGGTTGA
- the LOC131148729 gene encoding uncharacterized protein LOC131148729 isoform X1, with protein sequence MRNAYRSGVLKKSNENFRLIIATIMGVIVGFLVSVSFPSVSFTKINLPSSLMSSLDLAINNENRFIRSKSPETRRWSSVPKIYIPTNPRGAESLPPGIIVSESDFYLRRLWGEPDEDLEKKPKCLVTFTVGFEQRNNINAAVKKFSDDFQILLFHYDGRTSEWDQFEWSKSAIHISARKQTKWWYAKRFLHPDVVAAYDYIFIWDEDLGVEHFNAEKYIQLVMKHGLEISQPGLEPNNGLTWQMTKRRGDREVHKITEEKPGWCSDPHLPPCAAFVEIMAPVFSREAWRCVWHMVQNDLVHGWGLDFALRRCVEPAHEKIGVVDSQWIVHQVVPSLGNQGESENGKAPWQGVRDRCRSEWAQFQARLSNADKAYLAQTGKGG encoded by the exons ATGAGAAATGCATACCGcag TGGAGTTCTTAAGAAATCAAATGAAAATTTCAGGCTTATTATCGCAACAATTATGGGAGTCATTGTTGGATTTCTTGTTAGTGTTTCGTTTCCATCTGTTTCTTTTACCAAG ATTAACTTACCTTCAAGCCTTATGTCATCTCTTGATTTAGCCATCAACAATGAAAACAGATTCATTAGAAGTAAATCTCCTGAAACTCGTAGATGGTCTTCAGTTCCTAAG ATATATATTCCAACAAATCCTCGGGGTGCAGAGTCATTACCGCCAGGAATTATTGTTTCAGAATCTGATTTTTATTTGCGTAGATTATGGGGTGAACCTGATGAG GATCTGGAGAAAAAGCCAAAGTGCCTAGTAACATTCACGGTTGGTTTTGAACAGAGGAACAACATCAATGCAGCTGTCAAAAAG TTTTCTGATGATTTCCAAATTTTGCTTTTTCACTATGATGGCCGGACAAGTGAATGGGATCAATTTGAGTGGTCTAAGAGTGCAATTCACATCAGCGCAAGGAAACAAACAAAATG GTGGTATGCGAAAAGATTTTTGCATCCTGATGTTGTAGCAGCTTATGATTACATTTTTATTTGGGATGAAGATCTTGGAGTAGAACACTTCAATGCGGAGAA GTATATTCAGTTGGTTATGAAGCATGGTTTAGAGATCTCCCAACCAGGACTTGAGCCCAATAATGGACTGACATGGCAAATGACAAAGCGAAGAGGTGACAGAGAAGTTCACAA GATTACAGAAGAGAAACCAGGGTGGTGCAGTGACCCACATCTTCCTCCATGTGCTGc ATTTGTTGAAATTATGGCCCCCGTATTTTCTCGAGAAGCTTGGCGTTGTGTGTGGCATATGGTTCAG AATGACTTGGTACATGGATGGGGATTAGATTTCGCTCTTAGAAGATGTGTCGag CCAGCACACGAGAAAATAGGTGTGGTTGATTCGCAGTGGATTGTGCATCAAGTGGTTCCTTCTCTTGGAAACCAG GGCGAGTCAGAGAATGGGAAAGCTCCATGGCAAGGG GTGAGAGATAGATGCAGAAGCGAGTGGGCACAATTTCAGGCTCGCCTTTCTAATGCAGATAAGGCGTACCTTGCACAGACGGGAAAGGGAGGTTGA